In Helianthus annuus cultivar XRQ/B chromosome 8, HanXRQr2.0-SUNRISE, whole genome shotgun sequence, a single genomic region encodes these proteins:
- the LOC110872656 gene encoding protein TIFY 10a, whose translation MSYRLSFAISILKDQVKDEVVGYKFYKQGYKFDFQPPKDLADQLVGAMFYVIGYFMGQQGAWGCLKYIPHCKDDHRFIEQHRESRSKNAQTEKLMNAKPDETTNKAQQMTIFYHREVIVFDNIPADRARDLMLAAKDYPSSTGKTNAHDYLIATSNFPYNARESDQPIDHLRVQANGLDLLIARRASLNKFLAKRKDRATVQAPYPSPGAGPSMHELNFDINM comes from the exons ATGAGCTACAGACTGAGCTTCGCCATCTCAATTCTCAAAGACCAG GTCAAGGATGAAGTAGTAGGTTACAAGTTTTATAAGCAAGGGTACAAGTTTGATTTTCAACCACCAAAAG ATCTTGCTGATCAACTGGTTGGAGCTATGTTTTATGTAATTGGATACTTCATGGGTCAACAAGGAGCTTGGGGGTGTCTCAAGTACATCCCTCATTG CAAGGATGACCATCGATTTATTGAGCAACATAGAGAATCCAGATCAAAAAACGCGCAAACAGAGAAACTAATGAATGCAAAACCAGATGAAACAACGAACAAAGCTCAACAGATGACGATTTTCTACCACAGAGAAGTGATTGTGTTTGATAATATACCAGCCGATAGAGCGAGAGATTTGATGTTAGCAGCCAAAGATTATCCTTCTTCTACCGGTAAAACCAATGCTCATGATTACTTGATAGCAACTTCAAATTTTCCTTATAACGCACGCGAATCAGATCAACCGATTGATCATCTTCGAGTTCAAGCCAACGGTCTGGATCTACTAATTGCAAGACGAGCGTCGCTCAACAAGTTTCTAGCCAAACGAAAGGACAGAGCCACCGTACAAGCACCGTATCCGTCACCGGGAGCCGGACCGTCTATGCATGAGCTTAATTTCGATATAAATATGTAG
- the LOC110872657 gene encoding uncharacterized protein LOC110872657, with translation MTCLGIHYGTAGDCILRPPAAGFLDDRSCGVSRFNRLHSVSIPKLAGKPPVMRISAAATMTPTPTVFQSDSSAVEAFVDDEEHDPSYDSYDSPRVSDKIDEWMRNSVTEIVKNIRQAPLLVQIYANGVVKTEKAVTAEDWRNVVSEKPSSSPDGIILVEELRDKMDLDDSGDEDEGTKAFGVVIQGKFKGRDRVKSSCYLLKTCSVNGGLGPFCTHFCLMKVHSFSKSASAQLNDCWLLP, from the coding sequence ATGACGTGTTTAGGCATTCATTACGGAACCGCCGGAGATTGTATCCTCCGCCCGCCGGCAGCCGGTTTCCTCGACGATCGATCCTGCGGAGTTTCTAGGTTTAACCGCCTTCATTCTGTTTCGATTCCAAAACTCGCCGGAAAACCGCCGGTCATGAGAATCTCAGCGGCGGCGACGATGACTCCGACTCCGACTGTTTTCCAGTCAGATTCGTCCGCCGTTGAAGCGTTCGTCGATGACGAAGAACACGATCCTAGTTACGATAGTTACGATAGCCCTAGGGTTTCCGATAAGATCGACGAGTGGATGAGAAACTCTGTAACGGAGATCGTGAAGAACATACGGCAAGCGCCGTTACTGGTTCAGATCTACGCTAACGGCGTAGTGAAGACGGAGAAAGCGGTTACGGCGGAGGACTGGcggaatgttgttagcgagaaaCCGTCGTCTTCGCCGGACGGAATCATACTAGTGGAGGAGCTCCGAGATAAGATGGATCTGGATGATTCtggtgatgaagatgaaggaaccAAGGCTTTTGGAGTTGTGATTCAAGGTAAGTTTAAAGGAAGAGATCGGGTTAAATCTTCGTGTTATTTGTTGAAAACTTGTAGTGTTAATGGAGGATTGGGGCCTTTTTGCACACATTTTTGCTTGATGAAGGTTCATAGCTTCAGTAAGAGTGCTTCTGCACAGTTGAATGATTGTTGGTTATTGCCATGA
- the LOC110872658 gene encoding uncharacterized protein LOC110872658: MDCGAVRSGFKKMKCDGIEEQGRNSCDFGSVFWPKGDLTKNISAAVNGPSCNETTQICAKPRSFDLDLNSQDVSISFNHEPIHVYKNYENVQSRDALSECGSTCPPMGEKDSMRIWKEMKQNGFLSSSHGGVSVLPMPKPRGRKKGNESVIKKKIEIAKREQVDRFAKVAAPSGLLNELNPGIINHVRNRKQVHSIIENLVRSSRNKNKKGEIKRDEGNVTHSYASQQTSFCRSTGNDVLELKLSSASTMASENTSFLSNDESENISTVDFLSVKAACVASQWLELLHEDIKGRLAALRRSKKRVQDVTQTELPLLISRELSSSQENNPFVNKENYDLHKFRWTALFDQMDKSLSEEEKHLENSLNQVREMLTHCEHGLLKSPPANGLQQQATLQNNYMFQKVEPILDKDLAVRAAAAAIYSTSSFLQPAENLPCC; this comes from the exons ATGGATTGTGGTGCAGTTAGATCTGGATTTAAG AAGATGAAGTGTGATGGAATTGAAGAACAAGGAAGAAATTCATGTGATTTCGGATCGGTTTTTTGGCCGAAAG GGGATTTGACAAAGAATATATCTGCAGCAGTTAATGGTCCGTCATGTAATGAAACGACACAAATTTGTGCGAAACCGAGGAGTTTCGATCTTGATCTGAACTCACAGGACGTTTCGATTTCGTTTAATCATGAACCAATTCATGTTTACAAGAACTATGAGAATGTGCAATCACGAGACGCTTTGTCTGAGTGTGGAAGTACTTGCCCGCCCATGGGCGAGAAAGACTCGATGAGGATTTGGAAAGAAATGAAGCAGAACGGGTTCTTGTCATCGTCTCATGGTGGTGTGTCGGTCCTGCCAATGCCAAAACCACGTGGGAGGAAGAAAGGGAATGAATCGGTTATCAAGAAGAAGATAGAGATTGCTAAGAGGGAACAGGTTGATAGGTTTGCGAAAGTTGCGGCTCCTAGTGGACTTTTGAATGAGTTGAATCCCGGGATTATAAATCATGTGAGAAATAGAAAACAGGTTCATTCGATAATTGAGAATCTTGTGAGATCTTCAAGAAACAAGAACAAGAAAGGTGAAATTAAGCGGGATGAAGGGAATGTGACTCATTCATATGCAAGCCAGCAGACAAGCTTTTGTCGGTCAACGGGTAATGATGTGCTTGAGCTTAAACTTTCATCGGCTTCAACCATGGCATCAGAGAATACGAGCTTCTTGTCAAATGACGAGTCAGAAAATATCTCTACTGTTGATTTTCTTTCTGTTAAAG CTGCATGTGTTGCTTCTCAGTGGTTAGAACTTCTTCATGAGGACATCAAAGGCCGTCTTGCAG CATTAAGACGCAGCAAGAAACGAGTTCAAGATGTAACTCAAACAGAACTACCTTTGTTGATATCAAGGGAATTATCTTCTAGTCAAGAAAataatccttttgttaataaagaAAATTACGACTTGCATAAATTCAGATGGACTGCCCTTTTTGATCAAATGGATAAATCTCTTTCCGAAGAAGAGAAACATCTG GAGAACTCATTGAACCAAGTGAGGGAAATGTTAACGCATTGTGAGCATGGTCTCCTCAAATCCCCTCCAGCAAATGGTTTGCAACAGCAGGCTACCTTGCAAAATAATTACAT GTTTCAGAAAGTAGAACCAATCCTAGACAAGGATTTAGCCGTTCGGGCTGCGGCTGCTGCTATTTATTCAACATCCAGTTTTCTGCAACCCGCAGAAAATTTACCCTGTTGCTAA